A DNA window from Fragaria vesca subsp. vesca linkage group LG3, FraVesHawaii_1.0, whole genome shotgun sequence contains the following coding sequences:
- the LOC101296647 gene encoding uncharacterized protein LOC101296647, whose product MASSLLMKPTVTCNKDEVYVAAVPLRATKGPAQFITSTAYSLNLWDLQHFMVIIKPSSPPPHSQALVFDFQPKDPENIYAALAVLSGKSVPGVILTRRLSKLPRTKCWFVGSSKAGAIDIAREFNKGWETHLRVGHHDCRNYTNASGRWETFNLSSIVHWQQILFNNSKDFMSISRITRKEAYTKIQEALHRITTLQGIEGKKLRSHP is encoded by the exons ATGGCGTCGTCTCTGCTCATGAAACCAACAGTCACCTGTAACAAAGATGAGGTGTATGTTGCGGCAGTGCCTCTAAGAGCCACAAAAGGACCTGCCCAGTTCATCACCTCTACTGCTTACTCTCTCAATCTATGGGATTTGCAGCACTTCATGGTCATCATTAAACCCTCCTCACCACCGCCACATTCTCAG GCTTTGGTTTTTGATTTTCAACCTAAAGATCCTGAAAACATATATGCAGCACTTGCAGTTCTATCTGGTAAATCAGTACCAG GAGTTATTCTAACGAGGAGGTTATCAAAGCTGCCAAGAACCAAATGCTGGTTTGTGGGATCTTCTAAAGCAGGTGCCATCGATATTGCTAGGGAATTTAACAAAGGCTGGGAAACTCATTTAAGGGTTGGCCATCATGACTGTCGAAACTATACCAATG CTTCAGGCAGATGGGAAACATTCAACCTTTCTTCAATTGTTCACTGGCAGCAAATACTGTTCAACAATAGCAAGGATTTTATGTCAATCAGCAGAATTACAAGGAAAGAAGCTTACACAAAAATACAAGAAGCTTTGCACAGAATTACAACTTTACAAGGAATTGAAGGAAAGAAGCTTAGAAGTCACCCATAG
- the LOC101312702 gene encoding uncharacterized protein LOC101312702, with protein MIGFTSTMDLKSPKSHLLLFTVFIITILCSFSAVRSDPIIKLPSDSDSDSGACGGSSLSRSPVVCPVNCFRPDPVCGVDGVTYWCGCPDAQCAGVKVAKLGFCEVGNGGSAPQALLLVHIVWLIVLGISVLFGLF; from the coding sequence ATGATTGGATTCACTTCAACCATGGATCTCAAATCCCCCAAATCCCATCTACTCCTCTTCACCGTCTTCATCATCACCATCCTCTGCTCCTTCTCCGCCGTCCGATCTGACCCCATCATCAAATTGCCCTCCGACTCCGACTCCGACTCCGGCGCCTGCGGCGGCTCCTCTCTGTCTCGCTCCCCGGTCGTCTGCCCCGTCAATTGCTTCCGCCCCGACCCGGTCTGCGGCGTCGACGGCGTCACCTACTGGTGCGGCTGCCCCGACGCCCAGTGCGCCGGCGTCAAGGTCGCCAAGCTAGGGTTTTGCGAGGTCGGGAATGGCGGTTCTGCCCCTCAGGCCCTGCTCTTGGTTCACATTGTCTGGCTCATCGTCCTCGGCATTTCGGTCCTTTTCGGACTTTTCTGA
- the LOC101296942 gene encoding LOW QUALITY PROTEIN: probable DNA-directed RNA polymerase III subunit RPC6-like (The sequence of the model RefSeq protein was modified relative to this genomic sequence to represent the inferred complete CDS: substituted 1 base at 1 genomic stop codon): MSRSSEGPSALKRKRQDSQLDSLTEHERRIYDAIRSTKDMGINKQAIKRETNLTAVLINKSLKTLEGMKKIKEVKGIQSKGRWGLYMAVEFEPSNEITGGAWYENGNLGRESVDVVKRLTRILNEKLTPKDMKELLEALVLDNEVMKAGEDSYKCCKRGSRGEPKLASMASIPCGVCPRVNXCTPDGIISPATCEYFYNWLNF, from the exons ATGAGCCGGTCATCAGAAGGGCCTTCAGCCCTTAAACGTAAACGCCAAGATTCCCAGTTGGACTCGTTGACAGAGCATGAGCGCAGAATCTATGATGCCATCCGCAGCACGAAAGATATGGGCATAAACAAACAAGCCATTAAGCGAGAAACAAACCTCACTGCGGTTCTGATAAACAAGTCCCTCAAAACACTTGAAGGCATGAAAAAGATAAAAGAGGTTAAAGGGATCCAATCCAAGGGAAGATGGGGATTATACATGGCTGTAGAATTTGAGCCCTCGAATGAGATAACCGGAGGCGCGTGGTATGAGAATGGGAACTTGGGTAGAGAGTCTGTTGACGTTGTGAAAAGGCT GACAAGAATTCTCAATGAAAAATTAACTCCAAAGGACATGAAGGAGCTTCTGGAGGCTTTGGTTTTGGACAATGAGGTCATGAAGGCCGGGGAAGACAGTTATAAGTGCTGCAAGAGAGGTTCTAGAGGGGAACCAAAATTGGCCTCCATGGCTTCGATTCCATGTGGAGTCTGTCCAAGGGTAAATTAATGTACCCCAGATGGCATTATTTCCCCGGCCACCTGTGAATACTTTTATAATTGGTTGAATTTCTGA
- the LOC101312994 gene encoding uncharacterized protein LOC101312994 has product MRHMLATMRQNIQNMRKSPRVADESMVNIERGNLAEELQIYGRSSSRGWKGFSVIVSVVILPFSVLSCFSQPHVHGADGVWTSGDFAQITEINHLMVSDSMRYAILM; this is encoded by the coding sequence ATGCGGCATATGCTAGCAACAATGAGGCAAAATATCCAAAACATGAGGAAAAGCCCCAGAGTAGCAGATGAGAGCATGGTTAACATAGAACGCGGGAACTTAGCCGAAGAATTGCAGATTTATGGAAGATCATCATCCCGCGGTTGGAAGGGGTTTTCGGTTATAGTTAGCGTTGTGATCCTGCCATTTTCTGTTCTTTCTTGCTTCTCTCAGCCTCATGTTCATGGCGCTGATGGGGTTTGGACCTCGGGTGATTTTGCGCAGATAACGGAGATAAATCATCTAATGGTAAGTGACAGCATGCGCTATGCCATCTTGATGTAA
- the LOC101297522 gene encoding polygalacturonase-like, which produces MGLKLVMNLLSILMILSSASARRELLSDGEFDVTSAKYGGKAGSDISQALTNAWKDACASTSPSKIIIPKGTYPLKEAEFSGPCKAPIEMQLQGTLQAPEDSTQLTKPDTWIGFLYISDFTLSGGGVFDGQGAKAWKANDCQKNPKCSSTINIRFHQMKKSLVKDITSLNSKNFHFNIIGAEQLTFDHVTVTAPGDSPNTDGIHIGRSNGVNITNCVIGTGDDCISIGDGTKQLTIEKVTCGPGHGISVGSLGKYDNEEPVAGIFVKNCTISKTQNGVRVKTWPNGPSAITASDIHFEDIIMDNVQNPIVLDQEYCPYDQCDKSASSKIKISNVSFKNIRGTSATALGVKVACSKSNPCDQVVMSDIDLKLSGAGELTSQCTNTKPTITNVAKALACATDQPVDPAKGGAPK; this is translated from the exons ATGGGTCTCAAACTTGTTATGAATCTATTGTCAATACTTATGATCTTATCATCGGCATCTGCAAGAAGAGAGCTTTTATCCGATGGTGAATTTGACGTGACGAGTGCGAAATATGGTGGAAAGGCAGGTTCTGATATTAGTCAG GCTTTAACAAATGCATGGAAAGATGCATGTGCATCGACCTCGCCAAGTAAAATTATTATTCCAAAAGGGACATACCCATTAAAAGAAGCAGAATTCTCAGGACCTTGCAAGGCTCCTATTGAGATGCAACTCCAAGGCACATTGCAGGCACCAGAAGATAGCACCCAATTAACGAAACCAGATACTTGGATTGGGTTTCTATACATTAGCGACTTCACGTTATCCGGTGGTGGAGTCTTTGATGGCCAGGGAGCAAAGGCTTGGAAAGCAAATGATTGCCAGAAAAACCCAAAGTGTTCTAGCACCATT AATATTAGGTTCCACCAGATGAAGAAGTCATTAGTTAAGGATATAACTTCACTTAACAGCAAGAACTTCCATTTCAATATAATAGGTGCCGAGCAACTTACCTTCGACCATGTCACCGTTACTGCACCTGGAGATAGTCCTAACACAGACGGAATTCATATCGGGCGCTCAAATGGGGTCAACATTACCAATTGTGTGATCGGAACTGGAGACGATTGCATTTCAATTGGTGATGGCACCAAGCAACTAACAATAGAGAAGGTAACTTGCGGACCAGGCCATGGAATAAGCGTTGGAAGTCTAGGAAAATACGATAACGAAGAGCCTGTGGCAGGAATCTTTGTTAAGAATTGTACCATCAGTAAAACGCAAAATGGTGTTAGAGTCAAGACATGGCCTAATGGTCCTTCGGCTATCACCGCCTCAGATATTCACTTTGAGGATATCATCATGGATAATGTTCAAAACCCAATCGTGCTAGATCAAGAATACTGCCCATATGATCAGTGTGATAAATCG GCTTCATCAAAAATCAAGATCAGCAATGTGAGTTTCAAAAACATTAGAGGGACGTCTGCCACTGCATTAGGCGTGAAGGTTGCTTGTTCCAAGTCTAACCCTTGTGATCAGGTGGTGATGTCTGACATTGATCTCAAATTATCAGGCGCAGGTGAACTCACTTCACAGTGTACTAATACCAAGCCCACAATTACTAATGTGGCAAAGGCTCTTGCTTGTGCTACTGACCAACCTGTTGATCCTGCAAAGGGTGGAGCACCTAAATAA